The Micromonospora krabiensis genome window below encodes:
- a CDS encoding sigma factor-like helix-turn-helix DNA-binding protein, whose amino-acid sequence MRALEAHRPELATALVLRDLCQLDYQEIAEQLDIPVGTLKSRIHHARRHVRESLRDY is encoded by the coding sequence ATCCGAGCACTGGAGGCCCACCGGCCCGAGCTGGCGACCGCGCTCGTGCTGCGTGACCTGTGCCAGCTCGACTATCAGGAGATCGCCGAGCAACTCGACATCCCGGTCGGGACCCTGAAGTCCCGAATCCACCACGCGCGCCGGCACGTCCGCGAGTCGCTGCGGGACTACTGA